A region from the uncultured Holophaga sp. genome encodes:
- a CDS encoding AAA family ATPase: protein MRLLKLEVENLNALYGTHAIDFVADLQEAPLFLISGPTGAGKSTLLDAISLALFGVTPRLRDEGPRESRADVDPAQALSRGAARGRAVLTFRKSSPGEGSVTYRATWETWRGNRRAPRVEGSPQGPYRWLEKRDADTWTRLATDYPGEQGRARDLNEALHLALEGFSLQDFTRCMLLAQGDFAAFLRATEAERGAILERLTRTESYQQLGARAAQRLREAKAVEERASQALGNLQILDPAELAALEIELAQRKGEADEALARCTLLQAGLTWMAQGERLDEDLQGARGALEQTQEAMSGAAPDLERLRAFEELRPALAHLESTRGQRHQLEVLSREQHERSQAAQDRAKELEAIETQGKEAAARAQEAQLALEAQEPVLQQARELRQARKSAEGEAIRARQKVAEAGETLTGTTRSLEKAEGTHLAREATHALAQRQLADAPWEALTGALGALETRQSSLETERTRLAKEQAVREELSQELPEIAKLHKENSDALNTARERMETLQAEEAAALRDLDLALAGAPDPAEARRRLEHQREERLLRETSLEGLGQQLQALNQIRGQLQERETSAQAARDLATSTRTRAQEAAQTRGASALAVQDLEQQLELMRWARDLARERGRLQAGNPCPLCGSEAHPALEDTEQERKDQAVRETCTRLETQLARAREHLSEEESKASATEREALELGAKATAEEQLLGAARTQTAETESALTRAASILGVEPQPGAIEAAFAASTSARQSLETQRKHLDDQELAYHHARQAFNQAQQETQHLESQLRMTANRLQERRERLASEDRRLAEAAEALAALQETFEAELGAHGLEPGAGMEEARRRVDLYTTARIQAETAQRELEAAHHALELAGQAHQGALEAHQSAQEAASRREEALAEARKAVEACLSGADPEPIHQTLKRERDETQHRHEALRQSYQTTRDAHVAAQKALEETEGRLGRARSSLEEAENRLTDLLQPIGEEATLEARALSPEEAASLSQRRKGLEEALKRASTTLETLQKQSAGHAAQRPQGLDPTQERSALEAYLEESREAQRRASEAAGGLQAQMKAQEEARFRLAEGLESLRQAQTELSLWTRMNKLIGTNEGEAFRRFAQVLNLRDLLAKANARLEKLRPRYRLVPATGGDGAERLAFAVEDAAHAGEVRPVGTLSGGETFLVSLSLALALADYRTVRMPIETLLLDEGFGTLDPRTLADVLGTLGTLTSQGTQVGLISHVELMAEKIPARIRVEPVAPGRSRVRVETDQIPGTR, encoded by the coding sequence ATGAGACTGCTGAAGCTCGAGGTGGAGAACCTCAACGCCCTCTACGGGACCCATGCGATCGACTTCGTGGCGGACCTCCAGGAAGCCCCTCTCTTTCTCATCAGCGGCCCTACAGGGGCCGGCAAGAGCACCCTCCTCGACGCCATCTCCCTGGCCCTCTTCGGGGTCACCCCCCGCCTCCGGGACGAGGGCCCCAGGGAGTCCCGGGCGGATGTGGACCCTGCCCAGGCCCTCTCACGGGGCGCCGCCAGGGGAAGGGCCGTACTGACTTTCCGCAAAAGCAGCCCCGGTGAAGGGAGCGTCACCTACCGCGCCACCTGGGAGACATGGCGGGGGAACCGCAGGGCCCCCCGGGTCGAAGGGAGCCCCCAGGGCCCCTACCGCTGGCTGGAGAAACGGGATGCAGACACCTGGACCCGCCTGGCCACGGACTACCCCGGGGAGCAGGGCCGCGCCCGGGATCTGAACGAGGCCTTGCACTTGGCCCTGGAGGGTTTCTCCCTCCAGGATTTCACCCGCTGCATGCTGCTGGCCCAGGGAGACTTCGCCGCCTTCCTGCGGGCCACCGAGGCCGAGCGGGGCGCCATCCTGGAGCGGCTCACCCGCACCGAGAGCTACCAGCAGCTGGGGGCCCGGGCCGCCCAGCGGCTCCGGGAGGCCAAGGCGGTCGAGGAGCGGGCCAGCCAGGCGCTCGGGAACCTCCAGATCCTCGACCCCGCAGAACTGGCCGCCCTGGAGATCGAGCTCGCCCAGCGGAAAGGCGAAGCCGATGAGGCCCTGGCACGCTGCACCCTTCTCCAGGCCGGCCTCACCTGGATGGCCCAGGGCGAGCGACTGGATGAGGATCTGCAGGGGGCTCGTGGCGCCCTGGAGCAGACCCAGGAAGCCATGAGCGGGGCTGCTCCGGATTTGGAGCGCCTCCGGGCCTTCGAGGAGCTGAGGCCGGCCCTGGCACACCTGGAGAGCACCCGTGGGCAGCGCCACCAGCTGGAGGTCCTGAGCAGGGAGCAGCATGAGCGCAGCCAGGCAGCCCAAGACCGCGCCAAGGAACTCGAAGCCATTGAGACTCAAGGCAAGGAAGCTGCCGCCCGCGCCCAGGAGGCCCAGTTGGCCCTGGAAGCCCAGGAGCCCGTCCTCCAGCAGGCCCGAGAGCTGCGGCAGGCCCGCAAGAGCGCCGAAGGGGAGGCAATCAGAGCCCGGCAGAAGGTTGCAGAGGCCGGAGAGACGCTCACCGGGACGACCCGGAGCCTGGAGAAGGCCGAGGGCACCCACCTGGCGCGGGAAGCCACCCACGCCCTTGCCCAGCGCCAGCTGGCAGACGCCCCCTGGGAGGCCCTGACCGGGGCTCTGGGTGCACTGGAGACCCGTCAGAGCAGCCTGGAAACGGAACGCACCCGCCTCGCCAAGGAGCAGGCCGTACGAGAGGAACTCAGCCAAGAACTTCCAGAAATCGCGAAGCTTCACAAGGAAAACTCTGACGCCCTCAACACAGCCCGGGAACGGATGGAGACCCTCCAGGCCGAGGAGGCCGCAGCCCTGAGGGATCTGGACCTCGCCCTGGCGGGGGCACCGGATCCGGCCGAGGCCCGGCGGCGCCTGGAGCACCAGCGGGAGGAGCGGCTCCTCCGCGAGACATCCCTCGAGGGCCTGGGCCAGCAGCTTCAGGCCCTGAACCAGATCCGGGGCCAGCTCCAGGAGCGGGAGACCAGCGCCCAGGCAGCCCGGGACCTGGCCACCAGCACCCGGACCCGGGCCCAGGAAGCCGCTCAAACCCGGGGAGCCTCGGCCCTTGCGGTGCAGGATCTGGAACAACAGCTGGAGCTCATGCGCTGGGCCCGGGATCTCGCCCGGGAGCGGGGCCGCCTCCAGGCGGGCAACCCCTGCCCCCTCTGCGGCTCCGAGGCCCACCCCGCCCTGGAGGACACCGAGCAGGAACGGAAGGATCAGGCCGTGCGGGAGACCTGCACCCGCCTGGAGACCCAGCTCGCCAGGGCCCGGGAGCACCTGTCAGAAGAAGAATCCAAGGCCAGCGCCACCGAACGGGAGGCCCTGGAACTGGGTGCCAAGGCTACCGCCGAGGAGCAGCTCCTGGGGGCAGCCCGGACCCAGACCGCTGAGACAGAGTCCGCCCTGACCCGGGCCGCCTCAATCCTGGGAGTGGAGCCACAGCCTGGAGCCATTGAAGCTGCCTTTGCCGCGAGCACTTCGGCCCGCCAGAGCCTGGAGACCCAGCGGAAGCACCTGGATGACCAGGAGCTTGCTTACCACCACGCTCGCCAGGCCTTCAACCAGGCCCAACAGGAGACCCAGCACCTCGAAAGCCAGCTCCGGATGACCGCGAACCGCCTCCAGGAGCGCCGGGAGCGCCTGGCCTCCGAGGACCGCCGTCTGGCCGAGGCTGCAGAGGCCCTGGCAGCCCTGCAGGAGACCTTTGAGGCAGAGCTAGGCGCCCACGGACTGGAGCCCGGGGCAGGCATGGAGGAGGCCCGCCGCCGGGTGGACCTCTACACCACGGCCCGCATCCAGGCTGAGACGGCCCAGCGCGAGCTGGAGGCCGCTCACCACGCCCTGGAGCTGGCTGGCCAAGCCCACCAGGGAGCGCTGGAAGCCCACCAGAGTGCCCAGGAGGCGGCCAGTCGCCGGGAGGAGGCTCTTGCTGAGGCCAGGAAGGCAGTGGAGGCCTGCCTCTCAGGGGCGGATCCCGAGCCCATCCACCAGACCCTGAAGCGGGAGCGGGACGAGACGCAGCATCGCCACGAAGCGCTCCGCCAGAGCTACCAGACGACCCGCGATGCCCATGTCGCCGCCCAGAAGGCCCTGGAGGAGACCGAAGGGCGCCTGGGCAGGGCCCGATCAAGCCTGGAGGAGGCCGAAAACCGTCTCACGGATCTGCTCCAGCCCATCGGAGAGGAGGCCACCCTGGAGGCCCGGGCCCTCAGCCCGGAGGAGGCTGCTTCCCTGAGCCAGCGCCGCAAGGGGCTGGAGGAGGCCCTGAAGCGCGCCAGCACCACCCTGGAGACCCTCCAGAAGCAGTCGGCTGGCCACGCCGCCCAGCGTCCCCAGGGCCTGGATCCCACCCAGGAGCGGAGCGCCCTGGAGGCGTACCTGGAGGAGAGCCGGGAAGCCCAACGCCGGGCAAGCGAAGCGGCAGGGGGACTCCAGGCCCAGATGAAGGCCCAGGAGGAGGCCCGGTTCCGCCTAGCGGAGGGTCTGGAGAGCCTCCGCCAGGCTCAGACGGAACTCTCCCTCTGGACCCGGATGAACAAGCTCATCGGCACCAACGAAGGCGAAGCCTTCCGGCGCTTCGCCCAGGTCCTGAACCTGAGGGACCTCCTGGCCAAGGCCAATGCCCGCCTGGAAAAACTGCGTCCCCGGTACCGCCTGGTACCGGCCACCGGAGGCGACGGGGCCGAACGTCTGGCCTTCGCCGTCGAAGACGCCGCCCACGCGGGTGAAGTCCGTCCCGTGGGCACCCTCAGTGGCGGCGAGACCTTCCTGGTCTCCCTCTCCCTGGCCCTCGCTCTGGCGGACTACCGCACGGTACGCATGCCCATCGAAACCCTCCTGCTGGACGAGGGCTTCGGCACCCTGGATCCCCGGACCCTGGCGGATGTGCTGGGCACCCTGGGCACCCTCACCAGCCAGGGCACCCAGGTGGGCCTCATCAGTCATGTCGAGCTGATGGCTGAGAAGATCCCCGCCCGGATCCGCGTGGAACCGGTGGCCCCGGGACGTTCCCGGGTCCGGGTGGAAACGGATCAGATCCCGGGCACCCGGTGA
- the hisS gene encoding histidine--tRNA ligase yields MAQSVKGTRDLFGNDVRWFQHIEEKARKCFHAHGYEEIRTPILEEIEVFKRSVGESSDIVHKEMYDFMDKGNRHVVMRPENTAGVVRAAIQHKFLINNDPCRLFYVGPQFRYERMQAGRYRQFWQIGAECFGVSTPESEAESLLLLFSFLKGLGLRHLELSINSVGTPESRPAFHAAIRSFFEARQEQFCADCHRRIQENPLRVLDCKVPGCQKALEGHPLITDHLDEASRVHHERLKQLLTALEIPFSENPRLVRGLDYYTRTAFEVLSSDLGAQSALLGGGRYDGLVKQLGGPETPGFGWAIGLDRLAILMQAIHGDAPVAAPAVLIPLGDAATLKAFELARDWWSLGCRVVLETRNANLKKGMTSANRLGAGLALLLGDGELEKGVITVKDLAAGTQEEWPLDGVAERLPR; encoded by the coding sequence ATGGCTCAATCCGTCAAAGGCACGCGAGACTTGTTTGGCAACGATGTGCGCTGGTTCCAGCATATCGAGGAAAAGGCCCGGAAGTGCTTCCACGCCCATGGCTATGAGGAGATCCGCACGCCCATCCTGGAGGAGATCGAGGTCTTCAAGCGCAGTGTGGGCGAGAGCAGCGACATCGTCCACAAAGAGATGTACGACTTCATGGACAAGGGTAACCGCCATGTGGTCATGCGCCCCGAGAACACCGCCGGGGTGGTGCGCGCCGCCATCCAGCACAAGTTCCTGATCAACAACGACCCCTGCCGCCTCTTCTATGTGGGGCCGCAGTTCCGCTACGAACGCATGCAGGCGGGCCGCTACCGGCAGTTCTGGCAGATCGGCGCCGAGTGCTTCGGGGTCTCCACCCCCGAGAGCGAGGCCGAGAGCCTCCTGCTCCTCTTCTCCTTCCTGAAGGGACTGGGCCTCAGGCACCTGGAGCTCTCCATCAACTCGGTGGGCACCCCCGAGAGCCGCCCCGCCTTCCATGCCGCCATCCGGAGCTTCTTCGAGGCCCGCCAGGAGCAGTTCTGCGCCGACTGCCACCGCCGCATCCAGGAGAACCCCCTGCGGGTGCTGGACTGCAAGGTGCCGGGCTGCCAGAAGGCCCTGGAGGGCCATCCCCTCATCACCGATCACCTGGACGAGGCCTCGCGGGTCCACCACGAGCGGCTCAAGCAGCTCCTGACAGCCCTGGAAATCCCTTTCAGCGAGAACCCCCGTCTGGTGCGGGGCCTGGACTACTACACCCGCACCGCCTTCGAGGTGCTGAGCAGTGATCTGGGCGCCCAGTCGGCCCTGCTGGGCGGCGGTCGCTACGATGGCCTGGTGAAGCAGCTGGGCGGGCCCGAGACCCCGGGCTTCGGCTGGGCCATTGGCCTGGACCGCCTGGCCATCCTCATGCAGGCCATCCACGGGGACGCCCCCGTCGCAGCCCCAGCTGTTCTGATCCCCCTGGGTGATGCCGCCACCCTCAAGGCCTTCGAACTGGCCCGGGACTGGTGGAGCCTGGGGTGCCGGGTGGTCCTGGAGACCCGCAACGCCAACCTCAAGAAGGGCATGACGAGCGCCAATCGCCTGGGCGCCGGACTGGCTCTGCTCCTGGGGGACGGCGAGCTGGAGAAGGGCGTCATTACGGTCAAGGATCTGGCCGCCGGGACCCAGGAGGAGTGGCCCCTGGACGGCGTGGCGGAGCGGCTGCCCCGGTAG
- a CDS encoding N-acetylmuramoyl-L-alanine amidase, translating into MKLPGILITLLFSLLAWADSPKHPAPSRLVVALDAGHGGEDVGAEGPGDLVEKDVALGLVKALQTRLEKAGFKVVLTRSEDVFIPLVDRAQKANEAGADVFLSLHLNASKAKGARGSEVYFLSLHQGDADAAAIAAQENAGERPAAPGDVVAGILDDLAQKAYLQDSERLAVAIQNQLNQVGNIKQRGVKQAPFAVLRRAAMPAALVEAAFISNPREARKLQDPVFVGHLADAITTGIRRFLAPGRPRVQRKAIPAEPAPLQGPQSRSSRR; encoded by the coding sequence GTGAAACTCCCAGGGATCCTCATCACCCTTCTATTCAGCCTACTGGCTTGGGCCGATTCCCCCAAGCACCCTGCCCCGTCCAGGTTGGTGGTGGCCCTGGATGCGGGACATGGCGGAGAGGATGTCGGGGCCGAGGGACCCGGTGACCTGGTGGAGAAGGATGTCGCCCTGGGTCTGGTCAAGGCGCTCCAGACACGCCTGGAGAAGGCCGGTTTCAAGGTGGTCCTCACGCGCTCGGAGGATGTCTTCATCCCCCTGGTGGACCGGGCCCAAAAGGCGAACGAGGCCGGGGCCGACGTCTTCCTCAGCCTCCACCTCAACGCCTCTAAGGCCAAGGGCGCCCGGGGCAGCGAGGTCTATTTCCTGAGTCTGCACCAGGGCGACGCCGATGCCGCGGCCATCGCGGCCCAGGAGAATGCCGGAGAGAGACCTGCCGCGCCGGGGGATGTGGTGGCCGGGATCCTGGACGACCTGGCCCAGAAGGCCTACCTGCAGGATTCGGAACGGCTCGCCGTGGCCATCCAGAACCAGCTGAACCAAGTGGGCAACATCAAGCAGCGGGGCGTGAAGCAGGCCCCCTTCGCCGTCCTTCGCCGGGCGGCCATGCCCGCAGCACTCGTAGAGGCAGCCTTCATCTCCAACCCCCGGGAGGCCAGAAAGCTCCAGGACCCAGTCTTCGTGGGGCACCTCGCCGACGCCATCACCACCGGCATCCGGCGCTTCCTGGCCCCGGGCCGCCCGCGGGTGCAGCGGAAGGCCATCCCCGCCGAGCCTGCCCCCCTTCAGGGCCCTCAGTCGAGAAGCTCCAGGCGATAG
- a CDS encoding 6-carboxyhexanoate--CoA ligase gives MKMRAAEEDRHVSGAERILTREELEPTVSALVRRALTHTKGDPDRIHLKIERLRESDLLRLPPLPVRTVEVATPEEGHRVLRTLLDAEGLARAPEILARFPESYGMRGAMLLDVQSLRRLEPDPARGVRATYMDYAGGGSLSEGKQHFREALALATKVAAAPGIVGELCISDDPDYVTGYFASPRQGYIRITRLKEPGDANGGRLFLFDGKQAEVGDCIRFLQERPVLLLDSQDEPVF, from the coding sequence GTGAAGATGCGGGCCGCCGAGGAGGATCGGCATGTCTCCGGCGCGGAGCGCATCCTCACCCGGGAGGAGCTGGAACCCACGGTCTCGGCCTTGGTGCGGCGGGCCCTTACCCACACCAAAGGGGATCCCGACCGCATCCATCTCAAGATCGAGCGGCTCCGCGAATCCGACCTGCTCAGGCTTCCGCCCCTCCCGGTGCGGACCGTGGAGGTGGCCACACCAGAGGAGGGCCACCGGGTCCTCCGGACCCTTCTGGACGCTGAGGGCCTTGCCCGGGCCCCGGAGATCCTGGCGCGCTTCCCCGAGAGCTACGGCATGCGCGGGGCCATGCTCCTGGATGTGCAAAGCCTCCGGCGCCTGGAGCCCGACCCGGCGCGGGGCGTGCGGGCCACCTACATGGACTACGCCGGAGGGGGAAGCCTGTCTGAGGGCAAGCAGCACTTCCGGGAGGCTCTGGCCCTGGCCACCAAGGTGGCCGCTGCCCCGGGGATCGTGGGTGAGCTCTGCATCTCCGACGACCCGGACTATGTCACCGGATACTTCGCCTCGCCCCGGCAGGGCTACATCCGCATCACTCGTTTGAAGGAGCCGGGGGACGCCAACGGAGGTCGGCTCTTCCTCTTTGATGGCAAACAGGCCGAGGTGGGGGACTGCATCCGCTTCCTCCAGGAGCGGCCTGTACTTCTCCTGGATTCGCAGGATGAGCCAGTGTTTTGA
- the kdsA gene encoding 3-deoxy-8-phosphooctulonate synthase, with amino-acid sequence MDFHTPHTDQSFFLIAGPCVIESREHTLFLAERLVDITESRGIPFIFKASFDKANRTSLSSYRGVSMEEGLSILAEVRQHLGVPVLTDVHESEQCAQVAASVDVLQIPAFLCRQTDLLVAAAATGRPVNVKKGQFLAPWDMKNAVEKLRSVEGAGPVWVTERGTTFGYGNLVVDFQGFPHLRKTGAPVIFDATHSVQKPGALGSSTGGAREMIPTLARAAATVVDGFFFEVHEEPSRALSDGPNAIRLEDFGALLDQLLPIWRVSRAAALADGAGR; translated from the coding sequence ATGGATTTCCACACCCCCCACACCGATCAGAGCTTCTTCCTCATCGCCGGTCCCTGCGTGATCGAGTCGAGGGAGCATACCCTCTTCCTGGCGGAGCGCCTGGTGGACATCACGGAGTCCCGCGGGATCCCCTTCATCTTCAAGGCCAGCTTCGACAAGGCCAACCGGACTTCCCTCTCCAGCTACCGGGGGGTGAGTATGGAGGAGGGGTTGTCCATCCTGGCTGAGGTCCGGCAGCATCTGGGGGTGCCCGTCCTCACGGATGTCCACGAGTCCGAGCAGTGCGCCCAGGTGGCGGCCTCCGTCGATGTGCTCCAGATTCCGGCTTTCCTCTGCCGCCAGACGGATCTGCTGGTGGCTGCCGCCGCCACAGGCCGTCCCGTCAACGTCAAGAAGGGCCAGTTCCTGGCGCCCTGGGACATGAAGAACGCCGTGGAGAAGCTGCGGAGCGTGGAGGGAGCCGGTCCCGTCTGGGTCACCGAGCGGGGTACCACCTTCGGCTACGGCAACCTGGTGGTCGATTTCCAGGGCTTCCCCCACCTCCGGAAGACAGGGGCCCCGGTGATCTTCGACGCCACCCACAGCGTCCAGAAGCCTGGGGCCCTGGGCAGCTCCACCGGGGGCGCCCGGGAGATGATCCCCACCCTGGCCCGGGCTGCGGCCACGGTGGTGGACGGCTTCTTCTTCGAGGTCCACGAGGAGCCCTCCAGGGCCCTGAGCGACGGCCCCAACGCCATCCGCCTGGAGGACTTCGGGGCCCTCCTGGATCAGCTCCTGCCGATCTGGCGGGTCAGCCGGGCCGCTGCCCTGGCCGACGGGGCGGGCCGCTAA
- a CDS encoding Lrp/AsnC family transcriptional regulator, which translates to MSKPLLNDELNRRLVAALLKEGRLSHAVLASRLGISRPTLIERVKRLETEGLIEGYCARISPASVGKPLVTYVNLRYDEAADAAAELPFLQALEQEPDVLEAHAITGDWQLMVKLVADSPAGLQERLRRIRSLGPSVETDTTLVLQTLFAKAGPVPAEPTGSKARKK; encoded by the coding sequence ATGTCGAAACCCCTTCTCAACGATGAACTGAACCGGCGCCTGGTGGCGGCACTCCTGAAGGAGGGGCGCCTGAGCCATGCGGTCCTGGCCTCCCGGCTCGGAATCAGCCGCCCCACCCTGATCGAGCGGGTCAAGCGACTGGAGACCGAGGGCCTCATCGAGGGCTACTGCGCCCGGATCAGCCCGGCCTCCGTGGGAAAGCCGCTGGTGACCTATGTGAACCTGCGCTATGACGAGGCGGCGGATGCCGCGGCCGAGCTGCCCTTCCTCCAGGCCCTGGAGCAGGAGCCGGATGTCCTGGAGGCCCATGCCATCACCGGGGACTGGCAGCTGATGGTCAAGCTGGTGGCGGACTCCCCCGCCGGGCTGCAGGAGCGCCTGCGCAGGATCCGCAGCCTGGGCCCCTCCGTCGAGACCGACACGACCCTGGTCCTCCAGACCCTTTTCGCCAAGGCGGGCCCCGTTCCCGCCGAACCCACCGGGAGCAAGGCCCGGAAGAAGTGA
- a CDS encoding EamA family transporter, with protein sequence MREHPARAWTAYGICAVVWGSTYFAIALAVKSFTPFGMVSARFILGGLIALGASRLRREDWPLRHDLPHLVLQGILLLGLSNALVSWAETRVPSGLTAIICSSTPIFYALMGRERIGPRTWVGLGLGLAGVALLCFRPGQHLDPLGILAILAGVYLWAYGTLHGRRHVKGQGLFGQVSVQMLAGGVTGVIFAFLTGGFTHQPVTWSAGLAVAYLMVFGSLVAFSAYAYLSRVWPPTRMGTYNYLNPLVAVALGSVFLHEPFGARTVLGMAIILGGVALVQPGGK encoded by the coding sequence GTGAGGGAGCATCCGGCCAGAGCCTGGACGGCATACGGCATCTGCGCCGTAGTCTGGGGCTCCACCTACTTCGCCATCGCCCTGGCTGTGAAGTCCTTCACCCCCTTCGGCATGGTCTCCGCCCGATTCATCCTGGGTGGGCTCATCGCCCTTGGCGCCAGCCGCCTCCGCCGGGAGGACTGGCCCCTGCGGCACGACCTCCCTCACCTGGTGCTCCAGGGCATCCTGCTCCTGGGACTCTCCAACGCTCTGGTCTCCTGGGCCGAAACCCGTGTGCCCAGCGGCCTCACGGCGATCATCTGCTCCTCCACCCCCATCTTCTACGCCCTCATGGGTCGCGAGCGCATCGGCCCCAGGACCTGGGTGGGCCTGGGCCTGGGCCTGGCCGGGGTGGCATTGCTCTGCTTCCGACCGGGGCAGCACTTGGACCCCTTGGGGATCCTGGCCATTCTGGCCGGGGTCTACCTTTGGGCCTACGGAACGCTCCACGGGAGGCGCCATGTCAAGGGCCAGGGGCTCTTCGGGCAGGTCTCGGTGCAGATGCTGGCCGGCGGGGTGACCGGCGTGATCTTCGCCTTCCTCACGGGGGGATTCACCCACCAGCCCGTCACCTGGAGCGCAGGACTGGCGGTGGCCTACCTGATGGTCTTCGGCAGCCTGGTGGCCTTCAGCGCCTACGCCTACCTCTCCCGGGTCTGGCCCCCCACCCGCATGGGGACCTACAACTACCTCAACCCCCTCGTGGCGGTGGCCCTGGGCTCGGTCTTCCTCCATGAGCCCTTTGGTGCCCGCACCGTTTTGGGCATGGCCATCATTCTGGGTGGCGTGGCCCTGGTCCAACCGGGCGGGAAGTGA
- a CDS encoding nitroreductase yields MNEAIKTILNRRSTRAFTPQQIADGDLDALLQAACFAPSGMNRQPWHFIAIQSPELMLQVNEACRHILLGSGNKVMEERARHTEFSVCYKAPTLILVAVDEQAHTGTRDGSAALQNILLAAEALNLGSCWIHAVSELFRGGAHEELSRSLGIPTGYTVVGGAAIGYKAAEPKAAPRRENTITIHR; encoded by the coding sequence ATGAACGAAGCGATCAAGACCATCCTCAACCGCCGCAGCACCCGGGCCTTCACCCCCCAGCAGATCGCCGATGGGGACCTGGACGCCCTGCTGCAGGCCGCGTGCTTCGCACCCAGCGGCATGAACCGCCAGCCCTGGCACTTCATCGCCATCCAGTCCCCCGAGCTCATGCTCCAGGTCAACGAGGCCTGCCGCCACATCCTGTTGGGCTCCGGCAACAAGGTCATGGAGGAGCGGGCACGCCACACCGAGTTCAGCGTCTGCTACAAGGCTCCCACGCTCATCCTGGTCGCGGTGGACGAGCAGGCCCACACCGGCACCCGGGACGGTTCCGCCGCCCTTCAGAACATCCTCCTGGCGGCCGAGGCCCTGAACCTCGGCTCGTGCTGGATCCATGCCGTCAGCGAGCTCTTCAGGGGGGGAGCCCATGAAGAGCTGAGCCGAAGCCTGGGCATCCCCACCGGATACACTGTGGTGGGAGGCGCCGCCATCGGCTACAAGGCCGCCGAGCCCAAGGCCGCCCCCCGCCGCGAGAACACCATCACCATCCACCGTTAG
- the trxB gene encoding thioredoxin-disulfide reductase, which produces MTAQHRKLIIIGTGPAGFTAAIYASRANLAPLVFEGAQPGGQLTQTTEVENFPGFREGIGGSSLMDEMREQATRFGSEICSETVLEVDFSSRPYTLSTDQGKYTCDALIIATGASAKWLGIGKDEALSRSGGGVSACATCDGFFYRGKEIAVVGGGDTALEEATFLTKFASKVTLIHRRDKFRASKPMQERTLANPKIQVLWNKAVEEIRTQQVTLGTGDTVEKISALVLKDTVDGSSSELPVEGLFVAIGHQPNTALFQDKLAMDGAGYLQVEKGSSRTALPGVFAAGDVQDHVYRQAITSAGSGCMAAIDAERWLTEQGLAE; this is translated from the coding sequence ATGACCGCCCAGCACCGCAAGCTCATCATCATCGGCACCGGCCCCGCCGGTTTCACCGCCGCCATCTATGCCTCCAGGGCCAACCTGGCCCCCCTGGTCTTCGAGGGCGCCCAGCCCGGTGGCCAGCTCACCCAGACCACCGAGGTGGAGAACTTCCCCGGATTCCGTGAAGGCATCGGAGGCAGCTCCCTCATGGACGAAATGCGGGAGCAGGCCACCCGCTTCGGATCCGAGATCTGCTCCGAGACGGTGCTGGAGGTGGACTTCAGCAGCCGCCCGTACACCCTCAGCACCGACCAGGGAAAATACACCTGCGACGCCCTGATCATCGCCACCGGCGCCAGCGCCAAGTGGCTGGGCATCGGCAAGGACGAGGCCCTCTCCCGCTCCGGCGGCGGCGTCTCCGCCTGCGCCACCTGCGACGGTTTCTTCTACCGGGGCAAGGAGATCGCAGTGGTGGGCGGGGGTGACACGGCCCTCGAAGAGGCCACCTTCCTCACCAAGTTCGCCAGCAAGGTGACCCTCATCCACCGCCGGGACAAGTTCCGCGCCTCCAAACCCATGCAGGAGCGCACCCTGGCCAATCCCAAGATCCAGGTCCTCTGGAACAAGGCGGTGGAGGAAATCCGCACCCAGCAGGTGACCCTGGGCACCGGGGACACCGTGGAGAAGATCTCCGCCCTGGTGCTGAAGGACACAGTGGACGGCAGCAGCTCGGAACTCCCGGTGGAGGGCCTCTTCGTGGCCATCGGGCACCAGCCGAACACCGCCCTCTTCCAGGACAAGCTGGCCATGGACGGAGCGGGCTACCTGCAGGTGGAGAAGGGCAGCAGCCGCACCGCCCTGCCTGGCGTCTTCGCCGCGGGCGACGTGCAGGACCACGTCTACCGCCAGGCCATCACCTCCGCCGGATCCGGCTGCATGGCGGCCATCGACGCCGAGCGCTGGCTCACTGAGCAAGGGCTGGCCGAATGA